One window from the genome of Candidatus Polarisedimenticolaceae bacterium encodes:
- a CDS encoding dihydroorotate dehydrogenase-like protein: MDLSTRYLGFDLPHPFMPGASPLVDDLDTVKRLEDAGAAAIVLHSLFEEQITREQVSTFLGTEAHAESFPEALSYMPDPESFRFGPEAYLELVRRVKDAVRVPVIASLNGTTIGGWLRHAELLQQAGADALELNVYQLATDPHESATHVEETSFDMVRAVKAKLGIPIAIKLSPFYTSLAHFAAGLETAGADGLVLFNRFYQPDIDVENLTTTPALRLSDRSELLLRLRWLAILSSQRRCDFAVSGGVQNAVDAIKSVMAGARAVQVVSALLRNGPEYIHLLRNDMASWLEQHEYDSLKQAQGSMNLAGCPDPKAYERANYMLVLQSWRE; this comes from the coding sequence ATGGACCTTTCCACCCGTTATCTCGGCTTCGACCTCCCCCACCCGTTCATGCCCGGGGCCTCGCCCCTGGTGGACGACCTCGACACGGTGAAGCGGCTCGAGGACGCCGGGGCCGCGGCGATCGTGCTGCACTCGCTGTTCGAGGAGCAGATCACCCGCGAGCAGGTCTCGACGTTCCTCGGGACCGAGGCCCACGCGGAGTCGTTTCCCGAGGCGCTCAGCTACATGCCCGACCCGGAGTCGTTCCGGTTCGGCCCGGAGGCCTACCTCGAGCTCGTCCGCCGCGTGAAGGACGCGGTGCGCGTGCCGGTGATCGCCTCGCTCAACGGAACGACGATCGGCGGGTGGCTGCGCCACGCCGAGCTCCTGCAGCAGGCGGGGGCGGACGCCCTCGAGCTCAACGTGTACCAGCTCGCGACCGACCCTCACGAGTCGGCGACGCACGTGGAGGAGACCAGCTTCGACATGGTGCGGGCGGTGAAGGCGAAGCTCGGGATCCCGATCGCGATCAAGCTCTCCCCGTTCTACACCTCGCTCGCGCACTTCGCGGCGGGGCTCGAGACGGCGGGGGCCGACGGGCTCGTGTTGTTCAACCGTTTCTACCAGCCCGACATCGACGTCGAGAACCTGACCACGACGCCGGCGCTGCGCCTGTCCGACCGGTCGGAGCTGCTGCTGCGCCTGCGATGGCTGGCGATCCTCTCGTCCCAGCGCCGGTGCGACTTCGCCGTCTCGGGGGGCGTGCAGAACGCGGTGGACGCGATCAAGTCGGTCATGGCCGGCGCGCGCGCGGTGCAGGTCGTCTCCGCGCTGCTGCGCAACGGTCCCGAGTACATCCACCTGCTGCGCAACGACATGGCCTCTTGGCTCGAGCAGCACGAATACGACTCGCTCAAGCAGGCGCAGGGCTCGATGAACCTCGCGGGCTGCCCGGACCCCAAGGCCTACGAGCGCGCGAACTACATGCTGGTGCTGCAGAGTTGGAGGGAGTAG
- a CDS encoding response regulator transcription factor has product MAKVLIVEDDEAMAAALKDGFAFEGHTVVHGKDGAEGLKLATEGAPDVVILDVMLPKMSGLDVCKQLRAAGNPVPIVMLTARGQEIDKVLGLKLGADDYVTKPFGFMELAARVEAVLRRASGKTATLEGYRFGDVVVDFKKAEVHKGPEPVELSAREFRLLQYFIEHRGECVTRDQLLDAVWGYESTPLTRTVDMHVAKLRKKVEDSPDDPKWIVTLHRMGYKFTG; this is encoded by the coding sequence ATGGCGAAGGTGCTGATCGTCGAGGACGACGAGGCGATGGCCGCGGCCCTCAAGGACGGCTTCGCGTTCGAGGGGCACACCGTGGTGCACGGAAAGGACGGCGCGGAGGGGCTGAAGCTCGCGACCGAGGGCGCCCCCGACGTCGTGATCCTCGACGTGATGCTCCCGAAGATGAGCGGCCTCGACGTCTGCAAGCAGCTGCGCGCGGCCGGGAATCCCGTGCCGATCGTCATGCTCACCGCGCGCGGTCAGGAGATCGACAAGGTCCTCGGCCTCAAGCTCGGCGCCGACGACTACGTCACGAAGCCCTTCGGGTTCATGGAGCTGGCGGCCCGCGTGGAGGCGGTGCTCCGTCGCGCTTCGGGTAAAACCGCGACCCTCGAGGGTTACCGCTTCGGGGACGTCGTCGTCGACTTCAAGAAGGCCGAGGTCCACAAGGGCCCCGAGCCCGTCGAGCTGTCGGCGCGCGAGTTCCGGTTGCTGCAGTACTTCATCGAGCACCGCGGCGAATGCGTCACGCGCGACCAGCTGCTCGACGCGGTCTGGGGGTACGAGAGCACCCCGCTCACGCGCACCGTGGACATGCACGTGGCGAAGCTGCGCAAGAAGGTCGAGGACAGCCCCGACGACCCGAAGTGGATCGTGACCCTGCACCGGATGGGGTACAAGTTCACGGGGTAG
- a CDS encoding HAMP domain-containing sensor histidine kinase: MEETAKGTGTSRRKLGIALAAVFVPLVALLVVQFFWLSRLERMSALAHEAALGNYLDAVAESSERYWKDAAERALDLPSRMFTDQGLEQVATFWSERRVEGARRMFLADFTRVRTGNFLVFAPESGALETPPASDESLAMILAVTPWMMVSANGTPVTNAGMTVDERNPEVRLIFRPILDERLRVVGVAGLVVDPTWFVKVFLPKAARKYAPEYFPGIGPKDLVVTVRDDRGAILFRHGADDDAKDVATSKFSMVFQDWTVGVHARRATSAQMARTGFLINVALSLILAGAMTAGLFLALGAAGRAVRLSEMKSDFVSNVSHELRTPVASIRVFAELLKSGRVTDEAKIREYGTYIETESRRLSRLIDNILDFSRIESGRKTYRFSPGRLEELVEAVVETFRVRLRGEGFEVRYEGPERELPEMQLDGDAIGQAVHNLLDNAVKYSGDARTIEVRLRRRFDDAWIEVQDHGIGIPREEQRHVFDRFHRVGTGLVHDVKGSGLGLSITRHVVEAHGGSVHVDSEPGGGSTFTIRLPLEPERTRKE; the protein is encoded by the coding sequence GTGGAAGAGACCGCGAAGGGAACGGGCACCTCCCGCCGGAAGCTCGGGATCGCCCTCGCGGCGGTGTTCGTCCCCCTCGTCGCCCTGCTGGTCGTGCAGTTCTTCTGGCTCTCGCGCCTCGAGCGGATGTCCGCGCTCGCCCACGAGGCCGCCCTCGGCAACTACCTCGACGCGGTCGCCGAGTCGTCGGAGCGTTACTGGAAGGACGCCGCGGAACGCGCGCTCGACCTGCCGTCCCGGATGTTCACCGACCAGGGGCTCGAGCAGGTCGCGACCTTCTGGAGCGAGCGCCGGGTCGAAGGGGCCCGGCGGATGTTCCTCGCCGACTTCACGCGCGTGCGCACGGGGAACTTCCTCGTCTTCGCGCCGGAGTCGGGGGCGCTCGAGACTCCGCCCGCCTCGGACGAATCGCTCGCGATGATCCTCGCGGTGACGCCGTGGATGATGGTGAGCGCCAACGGGACTCCCGTCACGAACGCGGGGATGACGGTCGACGAGCGCAACCCCGAGGTGCGGCTGATCTTCCGACCGATCCTCGACGAGCGGCTGCGCGTGGTCGGCGTCGCGGGACTCGTCGTCGACCCGACCTGGTTCGTGAAGGTGTTCCTCCCCAAGGCCGCGCGAAAGTACGCCCCCGAGTATTTCCCCGGCATCGGGCCGAAGGATCTCGTGGTCACCGTGCGCGACGATCGCGGCGCGATCCTGTTCCGTCACGGGGCCGACGACGACGCGAAGGACGTCGCGACGTCGAAGTTCTCGATGGTCTTCCAGGACTGGACCGTCGGCGTGCACGCCCGCCGCGCGACCTCCGCGCAGATGGCGCGGACGGGCTTCCTGATCAACGTCGCGCTGAGCCTGATCCTCGCCGGGGCGATGACCGCGGGGCTGTTCCTCGCGCTGGGGGCGGCCGGGCGGGCCGTGCGCCTGTCCGAGATGAAGTCCGACTTCGTCTCGAACGTCTCCCACGAGCTGCGGACGCCCGTCGCCTCGATCCGCGTCTTCGCGGAGCTTCTCAAGAGCGGCCGCGTGACCGACGAGGCGAAGATCCGCGAATACGGCACGTACATCGAGACGGAGAGCCGCCGGCTGTCGCGGCTCATCGACAACATCCTCGATTTCTCGCGCATCGAATCGGGAAGGAAGACCTACCGCTTCTCGCCGGGCCGGCTCGAGGAGCTCGTCGAGGCGGTCGTCGAGACGTTCCGCGTCCGCCTGCGCGGCGAGGGGTTCGAGGTCCGCTACGAGGGTCCCGAGCGGGAGCTCCCCGAGATGCAGCTCGACGGCGACGCGATCGGCCAGGCGGTGCACAATCTTCTCGACAACGCCGTGAAGTACTCCGGCGACGCGCGCACGATCGAGGTCCGCCTTCGCCGCCGGTTCGACGACGCGTGGATCGAGGTCCAGGACCACGGGATCGGCATCCCGCGCGAAGAGCAGCGGCACGTCTTCGACCGTTTCCACCGCGTCGGCACCGGCCTCGTGCACGACGTGAAGGGGAGCGGCCTCGGCCTTTCGATCACCCGGCACGTCGTCGAGGCCCACGGCGGCAGCGTGCACGTGGACAGCGAGCCCGGCGGCGGAAGCACGTTCACGATCCGGCTTCCCCTCGAGCCCGAGCGGACGAGAAAGGAGTAG